In one window of Gemmatimonadota bacterium DNA:
- a CDS encoding lactonase family protein, which translates to MAFYMYLSITGEGKIAIYEMDPDSGALTFNEDVAAGPGVMPLVADDRLERLYAGLRGVPSVQTYSLDRRTGGITLLGTTPFDWDTTYMSLDNTGRFLLSASNGHAVAGVHAIGSGGIVQAPPVDRQKTARGAHYIQTDRSNRFAFVPHVSESNTICQFKFDEHTGRLIPNDPPRVEQPPDTEPRHYCHHPKLNVLYVDNEKASSVTAYRFDPDRGTLEAMQTVSTLPADFTGENTCAQFHIHPTGRFIYVSNRGHDSIAGFAIDPDSGMLRAIGHAPTEQTPRAFNLDPQGRFLYAAGQAMGKLASYGIDQDSGALAPLEVYDVGPSPAWVMVLDMDA; encoded by the coding sequence ATGGCGTTTTACATGTACCTGTCCATAACCGGCGAAGGCAAAATCGCCATTTACGAAATGGATCCGGACAGCGGCGCACTGACCTTTAATGAAGATGTCGCCGCGGGCCCCGGCGTGATGCCCCTGGTTGCGGATGACCGCCTTGAACGTCTGTACGCCGGACTGCGCGGCGTACCGTCGGTACAGACCTACAGCCTGGATCGCAGAACGGGCGGCATAACGCTGCTGGGTACGACGCCATTCGACTGGGACACGACGTACATGTCCCTGGACAACACCGGCCGTTTTCTGCTGTCGGCTTCCAACGGGCACGCCGTGGCGGGCGTCCATGCCATCGGTTCGGGCGGTATCGTCCAGGCGCCGCCGGTGGACCGGCAAAAGACCGCACGGGGCGCCCACTACATACAGACCGACCGGTCGAACCGTTTCGCCTTCGTGCCCCACGTGTCGGAATCGAACACGATCTGCCAGTTCAAGTTCGACGAGCACACCGGCAGGCTGATTCCGAACGATCCGCCCCGGGTGGAGCAGCCCCCGGATACGGAACCGCGGCACTATTGCCACCATCCCAAGCTGAATGTGCTGTACGTCGACAATGAGAAGGCAAGCAGCGTGACGGCCTACCGCTTCGATCCGGACCGGGGAACACTGGAGGCGATGCAGACGGTGTCGACGTTACCCGCGGATTTCACCGGCGAGAACACCTGCGCGCAGTTCCACATACATCCAACGGGCCGGTTCATATACGTGAGCAACCGGGGCCACGACAGCATTGCCGGATTCGCGATCGACCCGGACTCCGGGATGCTGCGTGCCATCGGGCATGCGCCGACCGAGCAGACGCCCCGCGCCTTCAACCTGGATCCACAGGGCCGGTTTCTCTACGCCGCGGGCCAGGCAATGGGTAAACTGGCATCCTACGGGATCGACCAGGACTCGGGCGCGCTTGCGCCGCTCGAAGTGTACGACGTGGGACCATCGCCGGCCTGGGTGATGGTCCTGGACATGGATGCTTAA
- a CDS encoding DUF4382 domain-containing protein, which translates to MKTRIRPFRQILLLAFALLAFTLLAFTTPACDKPTSSVISELQIRLAAQSPNRRHVESIVLQFSEMAVRSAANSEYGTPGALPHTIDLAELGGSETRILDVFSVAEGRYDAARLKLDGVTVTLTNGSQFSEVFSPPLSVEIVVQGTTPVVVERNRKADAVIDFDPMRSITLEGDTRQVHAITGFRFRPVVRLVDLASSGQVSGTVKHDNGTPAVLRDDVPLPGYPVTLFQPGGTDSVTVRSNDTGRYSAFFMPAGSYAMYVPQTEETEAWSAEIVEVTTASTTRQDIILARR; encoded by the coding sequence ATGAAAACTCGAATCCGTCCTTTCCGTCAGATCCTTCTCCTGGCATTCGCGCTCCTGGCGTTTACGCTCCTGGCGTTCACGACCCCCGCGTGCGACAAGCCGACGTCCAGCGTTATCAGCGAACTGCAGATCCGGCTAGCGGCGCAGTCTCCGAACCGGCGGCACGTCGAATCCATCGTATTGCAATTCTCCGAGATGGCCGTACGCTCCGCCGCGAACAGCGAGTACGGAACCCCTGGCGCTCTGCCGCACACGATCGACCTGGCCGAACTGGGTGGGAGCGAAACCCGTATCCTGGATGTATTCTCCGTGGCCGAAGGCAGGTACGACGCGGCACGGCTCAAACTCGACGGCGTAACCGTGACGCTGACGAACGGTTCGCAGTTCAGCGAGGTATTCTCGCCACCGCTCAGCGTGGAGATCGTCGTCCAGGGTACTACCCCCGTAGTCGTTGAGCGAAACCGAAAGGCCGATGCGGTCATCGATTTCGACCCCATGCGTTCGATCACCCTCGAAGGAGACACGCGGCAGGTCCATGCCATCACCGGTTTCAGGTTTCGGCCCGTGGTCCGCCTGGTCGACCTGGCGAGTTCGGGACAGGTATCCGGTACCGTCAAGCACGATAACGGCACGCCCGCGGTCCTCCGGGACGATGTGCCGCTGCCCGGCTACCCGGTTACCCTCTTTCAACCCGGCGGGACGGATTCGGTGACGGTACGATCCAACGACACGGGCCGTTATTCCGCTTTCTTCATGCCGGCCGGGTCTTACGCCATGTACGTTCCGCAGACCGAAGAAACCGAAGCCTGGTCAGCGGAAATCGTCGAAGTGACGACCGCCAGTACCACCCGCCAGGACATCATCCTCGCCAGGCGCTGA
- a CDS encoding DUF3299 domain-containing protein yields the protein MIGASRRLLFIAAALLVVVSLSVVHEPPEAAPKPVPEPPVDAPPYVQDNEPIKVGWHILASLDYRTGKPGKELAALDGKLVKVPGFAVPLEDWASSVTEFLLVPYVGACIHTPPPPPNQLIYIEMEKDKWAFLNGWNPVWVEGVIKIELTKSVYGYVGFTITGKRVYPYEY from the coding sequence ATGATTGGCGCCAGCCGTAGACTACTCTTTATTGCCGCCGCCTTGTTGGTCGTGGTGTCCCTTAGTGTTGTGCATGAACCCCCGGAGGCCGCCCCGAAGCCCGTCCCTGAGCCCCCGGTCGACGCACCTCCATACGTACAGGACAACGAACCCATCAAGGTGGGCTGGCACATACTGGCCAGCCTCGACTACCGCACCGGCAAACCGGGCAAGGAGTTGGCGGCGCTAGACGGCAAACTGGTCAAGGTCCCCGGATTTGCGGTACCTCTTGAAGACTGGGCGTCCTCGGTGACGGAATTCCTACTCGTTCCCTATGTCGGCGCCTGCATCCACACACCGCCACCCCCGCCCAACCAGCTAATCTACATCGAGATGGAAAAGGACAAATGGGCGTTTTTGAACGGGTGGAACCCGGTGTGGGTCGAAGGCGTTATCAAGATCGAGTTGACCAAGAGTGTATACGGTTATGTCGGCTTCACCATCACCGGCAAGCGGGTTTATCCTTACGAGTACTGA
- a CDS encoding ABC transporter ATP-binding protein — protein MSHTIDIRNLRYRYGDGPWVLDIPELTVEQGTRAFLFGPSGSGKTTLLGVLAGVLEANEGEVSVLGEDLTSLSGAQRDAFRAEHIGYVFQMFNLIPYLSVLDNITLPVRMHAGRRTRLDGTGVKETAAQLANQLHIGDLLKKPVTELSVGQQQRVAACRALIGAPELIVADEPTSSLDFDRREDFLELLFQECERAGATLVFVSHDRTLEGMFSRTISLPDINKAVN, from the coding sequence TTGAGCCACACTATCGACATACGGAACCTGCGCTACCGTTACGGCGACGGCCCCTGGGTGCTGGACATCCCTGAATTGACCGTCGAGCAAGGAACGCGCGCGTTCCTGTTCGGCCCCAGCGGCAGCGGCAAGACGACACTGCTCGGCGTGCTGGCGGGGGTCCTGGAAGCGAATGAGGGAGAGGTCAGCGTACTGGGCGAGGACCTCACCTCACTTTCGGGCGCACAGCGGGACGCTTTCCGTGCGGAGCACATCGGCTATGTCTTCCAGATGTTCAACCTCATCCCCTACCTGTCGGTGCTCGACAACATCACCCTTCCTGTGCGCATGCACGCGGGGCGACGGACCCGGCTGGACGGCACGGGCGTGAAGGAGACCGCCGCGCAGCTGGCCAATCAACTCCACATTGGCGATCTGCTGAAGAAGCCGGTTACCGAACTCTCGGTGGGGCAGCAGCAACGGGTGGCGGCCTGTCGTGCGCTCATCGGGGCGCCGGAGCTCATCGTCGCCGATGAGCCGACCTCCTCCCTGGATTTTGACCGCCGCGAGGACTTCCTCGAACTGCTCTTCCAGGAATGCGAGCGTGCCGGTGCAACGCTGGTGTTCGTGAGCCACGACCGCACCCTTGAGGGCATGTTCTCCCGTACCATATCGCTCCCCGACATCAACAAGGCGGTAAACTGA
- a CDS encoding ABC transporter permease: MLVLDLALKSLRNRAFSTSLTVGSIALSVALLVGVENVRVGMRESFSNTISQTDLIVGTKGGTIQLLLYSVFGMGAPTENVSWEAYRQWAEHPAVEWTIPYSLGDSHRGFRVIGTNDDFYRHYRYRGGQEVALAEGRASEDLLDVTLGADVAAELNYSLGDEIAVTHGLSEVGFLVHDHMPFTVVGVLAKTFTPVDRALYVTLEGMEAIHLEDDGHDHEAEAASADDGHDHEAEAASADDGHDHEDDTASADDGHHHEEGEAEVDGHDHDEDAADDHAGHDHDDHAHDEDAAEDHDGHDHDDHAHDEDAADDHDGHDHEEDAADDQAHDHDHEAEVAAAGEGHDHDGHAHEETEEAPADDGHDHHARDEDAAEDHDGHDHDDHAHDEDAAEDHDEHDHEEDAADDQAHDHDHEAEVAAADDGHDHEETGAVQTDDGHAHEDDGHAHVEAELSIEDVEVNQVTSFFVGTTDRRDVLQLQREINDFEDEPMMAVIPGVALNEMWRSLGYAETGLRLISIFVVLVGLLGMLVSLYTSLDERRREMAILRAVGAGPKRIVSLLVLESVCLAAAGALAGFVLVYVLLLAGQSLVEAQVGLFIPISPPGSIELLFLGAVVTAGFLIGFVPALKAYRTALHDGLTVRT, from the coding sequence ATGCTGGTTCTGGACCTCGCGCTCAAGTCGCTCCGCAACCGCGCCTTCAGCACCTCGCTCACGGTGGGCTCCATCGCCCTCAGCGTCGCCCTCCTGGTGGGCGTCGAGAACGTGCGCGTGGGCATGCGTGAGAGTTTCTCCAACACCATAAGCCAGACTGACCTGATCGTAGGTACCAAGGGCGGCACGATTCAGCTGCTGCTGTATTCGGTCTTCGGCATGGGCGCGCCGACAGAGAATGTTTCGTGGGAGGCTTACCGGCAGTGGGCGGAGCACCCCGCCGTCGAATGGACCATCCCCTACAGCCTGGGGGACAGCCATAGAGGGTTCCGGGTCATCGGCACGAACGATGACTTCTATCGCCACTACCGCTACCGAGGCGGCCAGGAAGTCGCGCTGGCGGAGGGACGGGCAAGCGAGGACCTGCTCGACGTGACCCTGGGCGCAGACGTGGCGGCAGAATTGAACTACTCGCTGGGTGACGAGATCGCCGTGACGCACGGGCTCAGCGAGGTGGGTTTCCTGGTCCACGACCACATGCCCTTCACGGTCGTGGGTGTCCTCGCCAAGACGTTTACCCCCGTTGATCGCGCCCTCTACGTGACCCTCGAAGGTATGGAGGCCATCCACCTGGAGGACGACGGGCACGACCATGAGGCGGAGGCGGCTTCGGCGGATGACGGGCACGACCACGAGGCGGAGGCGGCTTCGGCGGATGACGGGCACGACCACGAGGACGATACGGCTTCCGCGGATGACGGGCACCATCACGAGGAAGGGGAGGCGGAAGTCGACGGGCACGACCACGACGAGGATGCGGCCGATGACCACGCAGGACACGACCATGACGATCATGCCCACGACGAGGATGCGGCCGAAGACCACGACGGACACGATCATGACGATCATGCCCACGACGAGGATGCAGCCGACGACCACGACGGACACGACCACGAAGAGGATGCAGCCGATGACCAAGCCCATGACCACGATCACGAAGCCGAGGTAGCTGCTGCTGGCGAAGGACACGACCACGACGGACACGCGCACGAAGAGACGGAGGAAGCCCCGGCGGACGACGGACACGACCATCATGCCCGCGACGAAGATGCGGCCGAAGATCACGACGGACACGACCATGACGATCATGCCCACGACGAGGATGCGGCCGAAGATCACGACGAACACGACCATGAAGAGGATGCAGCCGATGACCAAGCCCATGACCATGATCACGAGGCCGAGGTAGCTGCTGCAGACGACGGACACGACCACGAAGAGACAGGAGCGGTCCAGACTGACGACGGACACGCGCACGAGGACGACGGCCATGCACACGTGGAAGCGGAGTTATCGATTGAGGACGTCGAAGTCAATCAGGTGACGTCGTTCTTCGTAGGCACGACCGACCGCAGGGACGTACTCCAGCTGCAGCGCGAAATCAACGACTTCGAGGACGAGCCGATGATGGCCGTGATCCCGGGTGTCGCCCTGAACGAGATGTGGCGCAGCCTGGGTTACGCCGAGACCGGCCTACGGTTGATCTCGATCTTCGTCGTGCTGGTAGGGTTGCTGGGTATGCTGGTCTCGCTCTACACTTCGCTCGATGAGCGTCGACGGGAGATGGCGATCCTGCGCGCTGTCGGAGCCGGGCCCAAACGGATCGTCTCCCTGCTGGTGCTCGAGTCGGTGTGCCTGGCCGCCGCGGGGGCACTCGCCGGGTTCGTGCTGGTGTATGTGCTGCTCCTGGCCGGACAGTCCCTGGTCGAGGCGCAGGTAGGGCTCTTCATCCCGATCAGCCCCCCCGGCTCGATCGAGTTACTCTTCCTGGGCGCCGTGGTGACAGCCGGGTTCCTGATCGGTTTCGTACCCGCCCTCAAAGCCTACCGCACCGCCCTCCACGACGGGCTGACGGTGCGGACTTAA
- a CDS encoding transcriptional regulator, translated as MPPTDPDVSSLQELEFLAGLLEHRVRLAICVLLSKHEMMSFSRLKQVLDEKDGSIGTHLRKLEDAGYLSIEKTFRDRRPVTWYQLTEEGRRRLKDHVSNLMRLIERSG; from the coding sequence ATGCCGCCGACTGATCCCGACGTTTCGTCTCTGCAGGAACTGGAGTTCCTCGCGGGACTCCTCGAACACCGTGTTCGCCTTGCCATCTGTGTCCTGCTTTCGAAGCACGAAATGATGTCATTTAGCAGGCTAAAACAGGTCCTCGATGAGAAGGACGGAAGCATCGGTACGCACCTGCGCAAGCTCGAGGATGCTGGTTACCTGTCGATCGAAAAGACGTTTCGTGACCGACGCCCCGTGACCTGGTACCAGCTCACCGAAGAGGGCAGACGTCGTCTGAAGGATCATGTGTCAAATCTGATGCGGTTGATTGAGAGATCTGGCTAA
- a CDS encoding DUF3566 domain-containing protein — MRYELKRIDPWSACKITFLIAGAVGFVVGALYAVMITLMASFMGMVGMSEGMPDEMGYIVGATGFIAVIAWIVITILYAVLGALVVSLGTWLYNLLAGAMGGVTMTLEPPASVIPAATPAPADATPPAPPEASSASTSAADGGASDPQAS; from the coding sequence ATGAGGTACGAGCTGAAGCGAATCGACCCATGGTCCGCGTGCAAGATTACCTTTCTCATCGCCGGCGCCGTGGGTTTCGTGGTCGGAGCGCTATACGCCGTGATGATCACGTTGATGGCGAGTTTCATGGGTATGGTGGGGATGTCCGAAGGCATGCCCGACGAGATGGGTTATATCGTGGGAGCCACGGGATTCATCGCGGTCATAGCCTGGATCGTGATAACCATTTTGTATGCCGTGCTCGGCGCCCTGGTGGTCTCGCTGGGCACCTGGCTGTATAATCTGCTGGCCGGCGCGATGGGCGGTGTGACCATGACCCTGGAGCCGCCGGCATCCGTCATTCCTGCAGCAACTCCCGCACCGGCGGACGCCACGCCTCCCGCTCCGCCTGAAGCCTCGAGTGCTTCGACCTCGGCGGCAGACGGCGGCGCTTCAGATCCCCAGGCATCCTGA